In the genome of Fusarium fujikuroi IMI 58289 draft genome, chromosome FFUJ_chr02, one region contains:
- a CDS encoding related to endoglucanase IV precursor, producing the protein MSFKVAATLAGAFASVALAHGTVTGIKVDGTYQAGYDLSSYYKAQQGGEIPTIAAWSAENLDNGFVPPSDYGTSDIACHKKAAPGKTSLSVKAGGTVEFQWSAWPESHIGPVLTYVAKCSGKCTSADPATLKWVKIDAAGLDGTWAAADLIKNNNTWTTTVPETLAAGSYVFRHEIIALHGAGSKDGAQNYPQCFNIDITGSGTDTPEGTLTTELYTDSEPGILFDPYKGSTTYEIPGPALYGSASGTKPTVPETPSNGTISTPAPSAPTPTPVAPTSLVTSVAAAATQAVEVPSTEAPVTEEDGTEDGALPKTFTLDTFIDWLRSKNGGSKKVRRHARQF; encoded by the coding sequence ATGTCTTTTAAGGTCGCTGCTACTCTCGCTGGCGCTTTCGCCTCCGTTGCCCTCGCCCACGGAACTGTCACTGGTATCAAGGTCGACGGAACCTACCAGGCCGGCTACGACCTCAGCTCCTACTACAAGGCTCAGCAGGGCGGCGAGATCCCTACCATTGCTGCTTGGTCCGCTGAGAACCTCGACAACGGCTTCGTCCCCCCCTCCGACTATGGCACCTCCGACATTGCCTGCCACAAGAAGGCCGCTCCCGGTAAAACCTCTCTGTCTGTCAAGGCCGGTGGTACCGTTGAGTTCCAGTGGTCTGCTTGGCCTGAGTCTCACATTGGTCCTGTTCTGACCTACGTTGCCAAGTGCTCTGGAAAGTGCACTTCTGCTGACCCTGCTACTCTCAAGTGGGTCAAGATCGATGCTGCCGGTCTGGACGGAACCTGGGCTGCTGCCGatctgatcaagaacaacaacacctGGACTACCACTGTTCCTGAGACTCTTGCTGCGGGTAGCTACGTTTTCCGTCACGAGATCATCGCTCTTCACGGTGCTGGTTCCAAGGATGGCGCCCAGAACTACCCTCAGTGCTTCAACATTGACATCACTGGTTCTGGAACCGATACCCCTGAGGGTACCTTGACCACTGAGCTCTACACCGACTCTGAGCCCGGTATTCTCTTCGATCCTTACAAGGGTTCCACCACCTACGAGATCCCCGGACCTGCTCTGTACGGCTCTGCTTCTGGCACCAAGCCTACTGTCCCTGAGACTCCCTCCAACGGAACCATCTCGACTCCTGCTCCTTCTGCCCCTACCCCCACTCCTGTCGCCCCCACCAGCCTCGTCACCTCTGTCGCCGCCGCCGCTACTCAGGCCGTTGAGGTCCCTTCCACTGAGGCCCCTGTCactgaggaggatggcaCTGAGGATGGTGCTCTCCCCAAGACTTTCACTCTTGACACCTTTATTGACTGGCTCCGATCCAAGAACGGTGGCTCCAAGAAGGTTCGCCGCCACGCTCGCCAGTTCTAA
- a CDS encoding phospholipid-translocating ATPase RSB1-like protein: MPNTTEASGPLTQEELDTLRSGCQSLIEGLDTSYGYVPTLGAGIAFCVLFGLSLFGHFVQFVRKRQWTSFAFAVGALTEVIGWAGRTWSSECPYNNNAFLMQITTLIIAPTFITAGLYVILGALINRLGRESSVLGPKMYAIVFLTCDIIALVIQAVGGAMASTESDKIDGDTKPGTNIMVAGIVFQMAAMVVFAVLVIDFMRRVFVKKSYLQTRKKGLSDGNALPKAYTWLLTAVFISLTMIFIRSIYRTVELLQGWSGYLITHEGYFIGLDGAIMVVAIAVFNFLDPVYLLWGQDNKLASSLEQHELRGARDVSMERWDESTIMSD, translated from the exons ATGCCCAACACTACGGAAGCGTCGGGACCGCTTACCCAAGAAGAACTCGATACACTGAGGTCAGGATGTCAAAGCTTGATAGAAGGACTCGATACTTCCTATGGCTACGTCCCGACCTTGGGTGCTGGAATTGCATTCTGTGTTCTCTTCGGTCTGAGTCTCTTCGGCCATTTTGTCCAATTTGTTAGGAAACGTCAATGGACGTCATTTGCTTTTGCAGTCGGAGCTCTAA CCGAAGTCATTGGTTGGGCTGGTCGAACATGGTCAAGCGAATGTCCATACAACAACAACGCGTTCTTGATGCAGATTACgactctcatcatcgctccAACTTTCATCACAGCTGGACTTTACGTTATACTCGGTGCCCTCATCAACCGTCTTGGTCGCGAGTCATCTGTGCTTGGCCCTAAGATGTACGCAATCGTCTTTTTGACCTGCGACATTATCGCACTCGTCATACAAGCAGTTGGGGGAGCCATGGCCTCTACTGAGTCAGACAAGATTGACGGTGATACAAAGCCGGGAACAAATATCATG GTCGCTGGTATTGTGTTCCAGATGGCAGCCATGGTGGTTTTCGCTGTTCTAGTTATTGACTTCATGAGGAGAGTCTTTGTCAAAAAGTCCTACTTacagacgaggaagaagggcCTATCTGATGGCAATGCTTTGCCTAAGGCTTATACTTGGCTCCTGACCGCTGTCTTTATATCCTTGACTATGATATTTATCCGAAGCATCTACCGAACTGTCGAGCTTCTGCAAGGCTGGAGTGGCTACCTGATCACCCATGAAGGTTACTTCATCGGTTTAGATGGGGCCATTATGGTTGTGGCTATAGCGGTTTTTAATTTCCTCGATCCGGTCTATCTACTATGGGGACAGGACAATAAACTGGCGTCATCGCTTGAACAACATGAGCTAAGGGGGGCGAGAGATGTCAGTATGGAGCGCTGGGATGAGTCTACGATAATGTCTGATTAA